CCGAACTCGTCCGTTACAATTCCATATTTTACCCGGTTGCTTTTAAATATTGCCAATGCATTATAGACACTTAAATTTTCCGGCAAGTATTGTGCCGGCCTGATAATATCTTTCAGATGGAACTCCGGCTTGTCGATCTTTCCGAAAAGATCTTTCAGGTAAACGACTCCTACAATATTATCAAACTTTTCGTTGGCTACCGGATAAATATTGTACAGATTTTCTTCCACTTTATCACGTATCGCCTCATTGCTATCAGTAATATCCAGCCATACCAGATCATTCCGGTATGTCATGATAGAACCGATATTCCGGTCGCCTAAATTAAACACCCGCTCTACAATATCTTGTTCCACTTCTTGTACTTCCCCGTCTTTACGTCCTTCCTGGATAATGGCCCGGATTTCTTCTTCCGTTACCCGGCTTTCTTCTGTTTGGTCAAGACCTAATATCCTGACTACTATTGCCGTGCTTTTAGAAAGCAACCAAACGAAAGGGGAGGCAAGTTTGGAGAGTAAATTCATAGGCCGGGCTATGAACATAGACACGCGTTCGGCATTGGTCATTCCCAACCGTTTGGGTACTAGCTCTCCGATGATTAACGTAAGATAGGTTACGATGATAACAATCGTTGTTTTAGCTATCGGCAAGGAATAAGGTTGTAGCACGTCTACCTGGCCGATAATGGTGGCAAAATGACCGGCAAGCGCTTCTCCGGAATATAACCCGGTTAAAATTCCGATAAGTGTAATTCCTATTTGAACCGTAGAAAGAAACCTGTCAGGTTCTTGAGCTAGCTTTAAGGCCGTCCGGGCAGATTTACTGCCCTTTTTGGCATCGGTTTCCAAACGAGTTTTCCTGGCGGAAACCAAGGCGATTTCCGACATAGAAAAAAGGCCGTTTAATAAGATAAGACCTAGAATGATGAGAATTTCCATTTATTACTTCATAAGTGATTTTGCGCAAAGATAGAATAAAATCTCAAACTATACAAAGAGAAATTTATCCCTTTTCTGCTATTATCAGGTGAAAATTAATTAGCGGACAGGAAGAAAATTTCATTCTTTTTCTTCAATGAACATTTCTTTTGGTGGGAATGTTTACCAAAAGTTACTAAACAGATTATATAGGATAATTTAAATTTCAAATTTTAGACAGAGGGACAGAAAGATTGTTTAGACAGAAAAACAAAAAGAGATTTTAGACAGAAGAACAAAAGAACATATAGTAAGATAAGAACAAATTATATTCTTCTGTTCTTTTGTTCTTCTGTCTGTTCTTTTGGTCTTTTGGTCTTCTGTCTGTTAAAATGTTCTTTTGTCTATTGAATACTTAATACAAATAAATTATGTGTCTTGCTGTTCCAGGAAAAATACTTTCCATAGATGATTCTTTGCCGGAAATAAAAATGGCAAAGGTAGATTTTGGCGGGATTGTGCGTAACATCTGCATCCAGTGGGTCGATGCGACTATTCACGATTATATTCTGGCGCATGCCGGAATGGCTATTTCCGTCATTAATGAAGAAGAAGCGGTAGAAACGCTTCGTTTACTGGAAGAAATGGCAAAAGATTGCGAGGAATAGGATAAAACCATTTTTATTCCTTACTTGTTACAATCAAAATAACAGACTATGATAAATACAGCTTGCCCTGTACCGTTAACGGAATACGAGCATATCTTATTAGCTCACGGAGGTGGTGGCAGACTTACCCACCAACTAATCAGCCGGATATTTTATCCGGCATTCAGTAATTCTTTTCTCAATCAAGATCATGATGGCAGTGTATTCCCTATCGGGAACCGCCGTTTGGCCGTTTCCACCGATTCTTTCGTGGTAGATCCTATCTTTTTCCCCGGTGGAAATATAGGTGATTTGGCCATAAACGGAACGGTGAATGACTTAGCTTGTTGCGGCGCTACTCCTTTATATCTTACTGCGGGTTTTATTATAGAAGAGGGATTGGCGACGGAAGATCTGGTAACCATTGTTTCTTCCATGCAAGCTGCCGCTACTCAGGCTGGTATCCAGATCATCACAGGCGATACCAAAGTAGTAGAACGCGGGAAATGTGATAAAATTTTTATCAACACCAGTGGAATAGGGTTAGTTCCGGATGGTATCCATATTTCTCCGCAACGCGCCACAGAAGGCGATGTTGTAATTTGTAGCGGGGAAATCGGAATACATGGCATAACCATTCTCTCGGCAAGAGAAAATCTGGGGTTTGAAACTATGCTTAAAAGTGATACCCGGCCTTTAAACAAAATGATTAATGAAGTGTTACTTAAAGTAAAAGACGTTCATGTGTTGCGTGATCCTACGCGAGGGGGCGTTTCGGGGACATTAAACGAAATAGCTTCTGCTGCGGAGGTAGAAATTGTGTTAGACGAAGCAACCTTGCCTATCCCGGAAGCAGTAAAAGGGGCCTGCGAATTATTAGGGCTCGATCCGTTGTATATAGCTAACGAAGGGGTAGTATTGGTAATTGTGCCGGAGCGGTCGGCAGCAGAAGTATTACCTATCATGCGGCGTTTTCCCGAAGGAGAGAATGCGAAAGTCATAGGAAAGGTATATAAAACCGAACAGGCGTTAGTAAAAATGAAAACACTTCTGGGAAGCCATCGGATTGTTGAAATGCTTTCAGGGGAACAACTTCCCAGAATCTGTTGACCGGATAGACAGAAGGACAGAAAGATAGTTTAGACAGAAGAACAAAAGAACATACACCTGTCATCCCGCGCTTGACGCGGGATCTCCGATAAACAAAGAGCGCCTCTTAGGCTGGGAGATGGCGGGTCGTTGCCCGCCATGACAGGAAGAAGCGTAGAAGAATATATTTTGTTTGGATCTTACTATAGGTTCTTTTGTTCTTCTGTCTAAAATTGTGAAGTTTGTCCGGACTTCCGTTCTTTTTCTCTAGGTTTAAGTTCTGTCAATAAGTAAATTACAAATAGTATAATAATGAGCGAAAAGAGAAAAACAGTGTATGAAGCTTGTCGGGAAAACGGTATTTCCCGGCGGGATTTCCTTAAGTTCTGTACCTCCATGGCGGCCCTTTTGGGATTACAAGCATCAGGGATTGCTCAAATAGTAAATGCGTTGGAAACTAAGCCCCGCCTTCCGGTTATCTGGCTTCATTTCCAGGAGTGTACTTGTTGCAGCGAATCTTTCCTCCGTTTGGCCCATCCCGATTTGGCGACCATCCTGTTTGAACAAATCTCTTTGGATTATGATGAAACCCTGATGGCTGCTGCCGGACATCAGGCGGAAAAGTCTCGTCATGAAACGATGGAAAAATATAAGGGAGAGTATTTACTTATGATAGAGGGCTCCGTTCCGTTAGGCAATCCCGGTTATTGCGTGATTGGAGGCGAAAGTGCCTTGGATGTACTGAACGAAACGGCTGCCGGAGCCAAAGCTATTATTTCCTGGGGTAACTGTGCCTGTTCCGGCTGCGTGCAAGCTGCCATTCCGAATCCTACGGATGCCAAGCCGATTCACAAGCTGATTAAGGGTAAACCGGTGATCAACGTACAAGGTTGTCCCCCTATCCCGGACGTCATGGCGGGAGTTGTTGTATATCTGCTTACCTTCGACCGGATTCCGCAATTGGATGGTTTGGGACGTCCGTTGGCTTTTTACTCGCGCCGGGTACATGATACTTGTTATCGCCGGGCTAATTTTGATGCAGGTTTATTTGTCGAAGCCTTCGACGATGAAAACGCCAAGCATGGGTATTGCCTCTATAAAATAGGATGCCGAGGGCCCAGTACCTATAACTCTTGCGGTATTATCCGTTGGAATGAAGGCACAAGTTACCCCATCCAGTCGGGCCATCCCTGTTTAGGTTGTTCCGAAGCCGGCTTTTGGGATAACGGGCCGTTCTACCAACGTTTGCCGGATGTGCATGGCTTCGGCATCGAGGCTACCGCCGACCAGATCGGACTGGGTCTCGGTGTAGTTACTGCCGCAGGTATTACCGCCCATGCCATTTCTACCAATATCCGGAAAAAGAAATTGATAGAAAACATGGAAGAAGAGCCGGAAGAAGGGCCGCTTGAAAATATTCCCGATCCCAATCGTGTAAATCCATATCCACCTAATAAAGAATAACATGGCGAATCGTATAGTTATAGACCCGATTACCCGTATCGAAGGCCACTTGCGTGTGGAAGTCGAACTGGAAAACGGTATCATTAAAGACGCGTATAGCTCCGGCACTTGCGTCAGGGGCATTGAAAATGTGGTAAAGAACCGGGATCCCAGGGATGCCTGGGCATTTGTAGAACGGGTGTGCGGCGTATGTACTTCCATTCATTCGCTCGCTTCCGTACGGGCCGTAGAAGATGCTTTCGGAATTGTCATTCCTCCGAATGCCCAATTGGTACGTAACATCATGCAGGCGGTTCTTTTCATGCACGACCACGTAGTGCACTTTTACCATCTGCATTCGTTGGACTGGGTAGATGTGGTTTCCGCTTTAAAAGCGGATCCTGCGGAAGCTTCCGCGATAGCACGTGCCAATTCACCCTGGCCGATGTCGTCTACCGGATACTTCAAAGAAATTCAGGACAAAATAAATAAATTGGTAGGAAGCGGGCAATTAGGCATATTCGCCAACGGTTATTGGGGGCATCCGGCTTACAAACTTACGCCGGAACAAAATCTCGTAGCTATAGCGCATTACCTGGAAGCTCTGAAATGGCAGAAAGAAATTGTTAAAGTACAAACTATTTTCGGCGGGAAGAATCCCCATCCTAATTTTGTAGTAGGGGGTATGCCTTGCAGCATAGATATCAATGAGGCAAATGCCATCAACGACGAACGACTGGCTTTTGTAGGGCAACGTCTGAAAGATGCACAGACATTTATTACGCAGGTGTATGTACGGGACTTGATGATGGTGTTCAATGTGTATAAAGATTGGGCGAAATATGGCGGAGGGGTTCGTAATTATTTCGCTTACGGAGATATGCCGATGTACGAATATAACACCATAGATACTTATAAAATGCCCCGTGGCATTATTTTAGACCGTGATCTTTCCAAGGTGCATCCGATGGATGCCAAGTCGCCCGAGGAAATAAAAGAATATATTTTCCATTCCTGGTATACATATCCGCAGGGAAACGAGGTGGGCCTTCATCCTTACGAAGGAGAGACTATATTAAATTACACAGGTCCTAAACCTCCTTATCAATATTTAAACGTAAACGAGAAGTATAGCTGGATTAAAACGCCTCGTTGGAAAGGATATCCTATGGAAGTAGGTCCCCTGGCCCGCATGTTAGTGGCATATGCCTGGGGAAAAGAGCCCCAAAAGGAAAGTATGGAACGAGCCATGAAGGAACTCGATCTTCCCATACAAGGCTTTTATTCTACTTTGGGGCGCACGGTAGCTCGTGGTTTGGAAGCCAAATTAGTTGCGGATTGGGCGGTAGAATTTTGGGAACGGCTGGTACAGAATGTCAAGAACGGGGATTCCCGTATGATGAATAATGAGAAATGGTTGCCTTCTTCCTGGCCGGAGAAAGCCAGGGGAATGGGATTGGCAGAAGCATCCCGGGGTGCGCTCTCTCACTTTGCCGTGATTGAAAATAAGAAAGTAAAGAATTACCAGATGGTTGTACCTACTACCTGGAATGCCTCTCCGCGGGATATACAAGGGCAATTATCTCCTTACGAGGCTTCTTTACCTGGCATGCCTGTGGCGGAACCTAACCAACCGGTAGAGATTTTGCGTACCATTCATTCTTTTGACCCCTGTCTGGCTTGCGCCGTCCATCTTTACGATGAAAAGGGGAGTTATGTGCATCAAATAGATACATTTTAAAGCAGAATTAAGATGAAAAGCAGGAAGACTCATCGAAGAGAAGTATATGTGTGGGAATTGCCGGTACGGTTTTACCACTGGATAAATGCGGCCTGCATATTGGTATTGTGCGTTACGGGATTTATTATAGCCGATCCTCCGGCATTCGTTATTTCTAACGAGGCTTATTTTAATTATTGGTTCGGTACGGCACGGTTTATCCATTTCGTAGTAGCGTTTGTTTTCTTTTTTAACTTCATTTTCCGGTTATACTGGGGATTTGTGGGGAATACATTCAGCCGTTGGTATAATTATATTCCGTATACTAAAAGGCAGTGGAAAGAAATATGGCAGGTTATCCGGATAGATATTCTGCAAGTGAACGGACGTCCGGTATATTCCATCGGGCACAACGCGTTGGCTAATTTGATCTATTTCTCCACGTTTTTAGCTTTCCTGGTGCAATGTTTTACGGGGTTCGGATTATATGCCAAGATGAGCCAGGCTGTATTTCCTCATTTATTTTCGTGGGTGGTTCCTATTTTAGGGGGTGACATGGTTACCCGCGAGATACACCACTTTTTGATGTGGTTCTTTATTCTTTTTACGATGGTACATATTTATTTGGTATTTTATCATGACTATATCGAACGGAGGGGGGTTACTTCCTCTATCATCGGCGGATGGAAATTCATAGAAGAAGAAA
The genomic region above belongs to Parabacteroides pacaensis and contains:
- the hypE gene encoding hydrogenase expression/formation protein HypE → MINTACPVPLTEYEHILLAHGGGGRLTHQLISRIFYPAFSNSFLNQDHDGSVFPIGNRRLAVSTDSFVVDPIFFPGGNIGDLAINGTVNDLACCGATPLYLTAGFIIEEGLATEDLVTIVSSMQAAATQAGIQIITGDTKVVERGKCDKIFINTSGIGLVPDGIHISPQRATEGDVVICSGEIGIHGITILSARENLGFETMLKSDTRPLNKMINEVLLKVKDVHVLRDPTRGGVSGTLNEIASAAEVEIVLDEATLPIPEAVKGACELLGLDPLYIANEGVVLVIVPERSAAEVLPIMRRFPEGENAKVIGKVYKTEQALVKMKTLLGSHRIVEMLSGEQLPRIC
- a CDS encoding hemolysin family protein, which gives rise to MEILIILGLILLNGLFSMSEIALVSARKTRLETDAKKGSKSARTALKLAQEPDRFLSTVQIGITLIGILTGLYSGEALAGHFATIIGQVDVLQPYSLPIAKTTIVIIVTYLTLIIGELVPKRLGMTNAERVSMFIARPMNLLSKLASPFVWLLSKSTAIVVRILGLDQTEESRVTEEEIRAIIQEGRKDGEVQEVEQDIVERVFNLGDRNIGSIMTYRNDLVWLDITDSNEAIRDKVEENLYNIYPVANEKFDNIVGVVYLKDLFGKIDKPEFHLKDIIRPAQYLPENLSVYNALAIFKSNRVKYGIVTDEFGGVEGIVTLKDILEGLIGSVPEAGEEEIVEREDGTWLVDGQYSFYDFLAYFDMEELYAEHDYNTLSGLILEILERVPKTGEKLKWLDFQFEIIDMDGARIDKVLVKKIK
- the cybH gene encoding Ni/Fe-hydrogenase, b-type cytochrome subunit, with the translated sequence MKSRKTHRREVYVWELPVRFYHWINAACILVLCVTGFIIADPPAFVISNEAYFNYWFGTARFIHFVVAFVFFFNFIFRLYWGFVGNTFSRWYNYIPYTKRQWKEIWQVIRIDILQVNGRPVYSIGHNALANLIYFSTFLAFLVQCFTGFGLYAKMSQAVFPHLFSWVVPILGGDMVTREIHHFLMWFFILFTMVHIYLVFYHDYIERRGVTSSIIGGWKFIEEEIAEEEEKIQIEAFNKNREKLEEKIEDEKMKQEREEEENERVQNSLS
- a CDS encoding hydrogenase small subunit — its product is MSEKRKTVYEACRENGISRRDFLKFCTSMAALLGLQASGIAQIVNALETKPRLPVIWLHFQECTCCSESFLRLAHPDLATILFEQISLDYDETLMAAAGHQAEKSRHETMEKYKGEYLLMIEGSVPLGNPGYCVIGGESALDVLNETAAGAKAIISWGNCACSGCVQAAIPNPTDAKPIHKLIKGKPVINVQGCPPIPDVMAGVVVYLLTFDRIPQLDGLGRPLAFYSRRVHDTCYRRANFDAGLFVEAFDDENAKHGYCLYKIGCRGPSTYNSCGIIRWNEGTSYPIQSGHPCLGCSEAGFWDNGPFYQRLPDVHGFGIEATADQIGLGLGVVTAAGITAHAISTNIRKKKLIENMEEEPEEGPLENIPDPNRVNPYPPNKE
- a CDS encoding nickel-dependent hydrogenase large subunit is translated as MANRIVIDPITRIEGHLRVEVELENGIIKDAYSSGTCVRGIENVVKNRDPRDAWAFVERVCGVCTSIHSLASVRAVEDAFGIVIPPNAQLVRNIMQAVLFMHDHVVHFYHLHSLDWVDVVSALKADPAEASAIARANSPWPMSSTGYFKEIQDKINKLVGSGQLGIFANGYWGHPAYKLTPEQNLVAIAHYLEALKWQKEIVKVQTIFGGKNPHPNFVVGGMPCSIDINEANAINDERLAFVGQRLKDAQTFITQVYVRDLMMVFNVYKDWAKYGGGVRNYFAYGDMPMYEYNTIDTYKMPRGIILDRDLSKVHPMDAKSPEEIKEYIFHSWYTYPQGNEVGLHPYEGETILNYTGPKPPYQYLNVNEKYSWIKTPRWKGYPMEVGPLARMLVAYAWGKEPQKESMERAMKELDLPIQGFYSTLGRTVARGLEAKLVADWAVEFWERLVQNVKNGDSRMMNNEKWLPSSWPEKARGMGLAEASRGALSHFAVIENKKVKNYQMVVPTTWNASPRDIQGQLSPYEASLPGMPVAEPNQPVEILRTIHSFDPCLACAVHLYDEKGSYVHQIDTF
- a CDS encoding HypC/HybG/HupF family hydrogenase formation chaperone, giving the protein MCLAVPGKILSIDDSLPEIKMAKVDFGGIVRNICIQWVDATIHDYILAHAGMAISVINEEEAVETLRLLEEMAKDCEE